The DNA window CGCAAGGCCCGCCAGGTGATCGACGAGCGCGGCGACCGCGTCTTCGACTGATCTCGCCAGGCGAGCCGGCACGCGCTACTCTTCCGGGCATGAACGCAAGGACCATCCTCTCCGCCGACGGTCGCGTCCGCCGCGCCTTCACGGTGTCGGACCTCTTCCGCATGGTCGAGGCCGGCATCGTCGGCGAGGACGAGCGGATCGAGGTCGTCGCCGGAGAGCTCTTCCCGATGGCCGCCAAGGGCATCCGCCACGAGGTGCTGAAACAGCACCTCAACCTTCACCTCGCGCTTGCGCTCCCGGCCGGCTTCACCTTCATCCCGGAGCCGGGCTGGACGCTCTCCGAGCTCCTCTATCTGGAGCCCGACTACCTGGTCTTCCCCGCGCGCCTCGGCTTCGCCGAGGTGAAAGGCCCGCAAGCGCTCCTGGTGATCGAGGTCGCGGACTCGAGCCTCGGCTACGACCTCGGCCGCAAGCCCGCCCTCTACGCCGCCGAGGGCGTGCGGGAATACTGGGTCGTCGACGCCCAGTCCCGGGAGACGCACGTCCACCGGGAGCCCGCGGGTACCGGCTACGCCTCCGTCCGCATCTACCCGGCGGCCGTGGAGCTGACGGCGGCGCTGATCCCCGGGTTCAAGGTCCGGATGGCCGACCTGCCGGAGACCTGACCTTCCGCCGCAGACCTCAGGCGGGCCGGAGATCCGGGACGGCACCCATGAAGTCGCGCTTGCCGATGTCGATGCCGGCCTGGCGCAGGATCGCGTAGGCCATGCAAAGGTGGAAGTGGAAGTTCGGCATCACGAAATGGAGAAGGTAGGCCTCGCCCGGCATCTTCATCTGGTTGGGGCCGACCGGGAACACGATTTCGCGGCCCGCGCCCGCATCGACCGCGGACGGCTCCAGGCCCTTCACGAAGGCGACGGTCCTCTCGATCCGGCCCTTCAGCTCCTCGATCGTCTTCTCCGTGTCGTCGTACTTCGGGGCCTCGTCCCCGGCGAGCCGCGCCGCGCCGTTCTTGGCGAAGTCGCAAGCGATCTGCACTTGCCGCGACAGCGCGAACATGTCCGGGATCAGCCGGGTGGCGCCGAGCACCGCAGGGTCGATCTTCTTCGCCACGCAATGGGCCGCGGCCTTGTCGAGGATGGCGGAGAGCGCCTCCAGCGAGCGGACGAAGACGGGCACGGACGCGGTGTGCAGGCTGAGCGACATGGAAATCCTCTCGGGCGGGTCCGGCGATCGGCCGGCGCGGGAGCCTGTCCTACCGCGCGCGGTCGCCCCCGTCCACGGCGCCGGCCGGAGGCGAAGGGCCGCAACCTTGCCCGCCCCCCGGCGCGTGATAACCTCGCCGGCACGATCGGTCCCGCCCGCCGGCGGGCGCGAGCCGATGCCGACCTCTCCGGGCCCTGCCCGGTTCCGAAATCCTTTCCGAGGGTGTCCCTTGTCCATGGCCGCCGAGACCGCTGCCCCTGCCGTCGACCAGCCGCGCGGCGACCTGACCGTCCGCACCATCGCGATGCCGGGCGACACCAACGCCAACGGGGACATCTTCGGCGGCTGGGTGATGAGCCAGATGGACCAGGCCGGCGGCATCGCCGGCGTGGAGCGGGCGCAGGGCCGCGTCGTCACGGTCGCGGTCGATGCCATGACCTTCATCCGCCCGGTCAAGGTGGGCGACGTCCTCTGCGTCTATACCGAGGTCGAGACCGTGGGCCGCACCTCGATGAAGATCCACATCGAGGCCTGGGCGCGCCGCTTCATGACCAATCATCGGGAGAAGGTCACGGACGCCACCTTCACCTTCGTGGCAATCGACGAGGACCGTCGGCCCCGCCCCGTTCCGCCGAAGGCCGACTGAGCGGCCGGCGGGCACGCACGGCCGGAGCCGAAGGCCTGCGGGGTCCGGCCGCGATAAGGTTCGGTGCAGGCGAGCTCCCTCGGGAACCCGCCCGCACCTGTCGCGTTGTGGATCGGACGGCTTGCAGCGCCGTCCGATACCTCATCCCTTCACGGTGCCAGCCGCGTCGGGACTATATCGAGACGGAAATCCTCAGTTCTGGGCGACGGTCATGTCGCCGACCCGCTCCACACGCACCTTGGCGACGCCGCTGCCGATGAAGCCGAGCTGGGCGGCGGCGCCGCGGCTCACGTCGATGATCCGGCCGCGCACGAAGGGGCCGCGATCGTTGATGCGGAGGAGAACGGCCTTGCCGTTGGAGAGATTGGTGACCTTCACCCGTGTTCCCATCGGGTAGGTCCTGTGGGCGGCCGTCATGGCGTTCTGGTTGAATCGCTCGCCCGAGGCGGTCGGCCCGCCGTGGTGGCTGCCGCCGTAGAAGGAAGCCACGCCGACGGTGTCGGCGAGAGCGGAACCGCCTGAGGTCGCTGCGAGGCCGAGGCCGAGGATCGCGACGAGGGTGCGGGGGACGCGCGGGGCGCGCGCCGTCGTCAGAGCAGTGTTCACGTGTCGGTTCTCCGATGGGTTGAATGGGCCTCGAACCGCGATTTTCCGATCAGCTCGAGTTTTGATTGCCCCTAGTCCGTTGTCCTAGCTTGCGGTTGTGGTGATGAGCGCGCCAAACGGCGTGCCCGCGGCACATCCGGGCCGATCCGCCGCCCGCGGCGGCCGGTTCGGTCCGGGATGATCGAACGGTTCAGGTCAGGGGGATGATCCCTGCAGGATCTCGAAGGTCACGTCGACCTCCGCGCCGAGCGTCGCCTCGCCGGCTTCGATCGGGGGCGCAGCGGCCTTGCTCGCCATCGGCCGCATGCGGGGCATCGGCATCTCGCGCGAAGTTTCCCGGATCTCCAGGACACGGCCGAGCCGAACGCCGGCCGCCGCCGCGTAGAGTTCCGCCCGCGCCCGGGCGGCCTTGACGGCCGAGGTCCTCGCCTCGTCGAGCCGCGCGTCGGCATCGCTGACCTCGAACGCGATGCTATCGATGGTGTTTGCGCCCTTGCCGACGAGCCGGTCGATCACCGATCCGGCCTTGGCCACCGGCGAGATCTCCAGCGACA is part of the Prosthecomicrobium sp. N25 genome and encodes:
- a CDS encoding Uma2 family endonuclease, whose product is MNARTILSADGRVRRAFTVSDLFRMVEAGIVGEDERIEVVAGELFPMAAKGIRHEVLKQHLNLHLALALPAGFTFIPEPGWTLSELLYLEPDYLVFPARLGFAEVKGPQALLVIEVADSSLGYDLGRKPALYAAEGVREYWVVDAQSRETHVHREPAGTGYASVRIYPAAVELTAALIPGFKVRMADLPET
- a CDS encoding DUF1993 domain-containing protein, which translates into the protein MSLSLHTASVPVFVRSLEALSAILDKAAAHCVAKKIDPAVLGATRLIPDMFALSRQVQIACDFAKNGAARLAGDEAPKYDDTEKTIEELKGRIERTVAFVKGLEPSAVDAGAGREIVFPVGPNQMKMPGEAYLLHFVMPNFHFHLCMAYAILRQAGIDIGKRDFMGAVPDLRPA
- a CDS encoding acyl-CoA thioesterase — translated: MAAETAAPAVDQPRGDLTVRTIAMPGDTNANGDIFGGWVMSQMDQAGGIAGVERAQGRVVTVAVDAMTFIRPVKVGDVLCVYTEVETVGRTSMKIHIEAWARRFMTNHREKVTDATFTFVAIDEDRRPRPVPPKAD
- a CDS encoding septal ring lytic transglycosylase RlpA family protein, which gives rise to MNTALTTARAPRVPRTLVAILGLGLAATSGGSALADTVGVASFYGGSHHGGPTASGERFNQNAMTAAHRTYPMGTRVKVTNLSNGKAVLLRINDRGPFVRGRIIDVSRGAAAQLGFIGSGVAKVRVERVGDMTVAQN